The uncultured Cohaesibacter sp. genome segment TACCCAGACAGGCACATTGCGGGCACTTTTGACCAACTGGCTATCCGGTGACAGAGAGCCCGCACCGTCAAGAATGACCCGTATGGGAGAGAGGGTTTCAAGGCCGGGGCTGCGCACGGTCAGAATCGGGTCATCGATGCGCGCGGTTCGTGAGCCAATCAGGATTGCATCGGCCCTGGCACGCAGGGCATAGGTTTTGTTTTTCGCCAATTTGCCGGTGATTGGATGGTTCGGCACATTGGTCAGGCCGATCTTGCCATCTTTCGACAAGGCCAATTTAGCCTGCACCCATGGGCGCGCGCGCACGGTGCGTGATAGAAAACCAGCCAGATCTCGGTGCGCAGCGCGTTCCAACAGACCCGTTTCGGTTTGAATGCCCACGGCCTCAAGCATGGCAAAACCGCGCCCGGCAACGCGGGGATCCGGGTCTGGATGCGCAGCAAGGACGCGGGCAATACCGGCTTTGATCAGGGCTTCGGCACAGGGGGTCGACTTTCCATGGTGCGAACATGGCTCCAGCGTCACATAGGCCGTGGCACCTTTTGCGGCGGCTCCCGCTTCTGCCAACGCGACGCGTTCGGCATGGGGACGGCCTCCGGGCTGTGTCCAGCCACGACCAAGAATGGTGGTGCCATTGTCATCCTGTCGGGCAATAACGCACCCAACGGCGGGATTTTCCGCTGTATTGCCCTGCCCCCGGCGGCCAAGCCGCAGAGCCAGAGCCATAAGCTCCTCGTCGCTCAGTTGGCGTGTGAAGCGTTGCATGTGATCCATGCCTCCCACTTTGCCTCGCCATTCGAGCAACCCGGATTGATGTCAAGCCGCTCTAGTTGGCACTTTCCTCGCCGTCTTTTGCCTGATCTTCGGACAGCTCATCAAGCATATCTGAAAAATCCTTGGCTTCGCGGAAATTCTTGTAGACGGATGCAAATCGGATATAGGCGATCTCATCAAGGCTCTTGAGGCCTTCCATCACCAG includes the following:
- the ribD gene encoding bifunctional diaminohydroxyphosphoribosylaminopyrimidine deaminase/5-amino-6-(5-phosphoribosylamino)uracil reductase RibD, translating into MQRFTRQLSDEELMALALRLGRRGQGNTAENPAVGCVIARQDDNGTTILGRGWTQPGGRPHAERVALAEAGAAAKGATAYVTLEPCSHHGKSTPCAEALIKAGIARVLAAHPDPDPRVAGRGFAMLEAVGIQTETGLLERAAHRDLAGFLSRTVRARPWVQAKLALSKDGKIGLTNVPNHPITGKLAKNKTYALRARADAILIGSRTARIDDPILTVRSPGLETLSPIRVILDGAGSLSPDSQLVKSARNVPVWVLATGHIAADKALKLEEAGCRLFLFDQTGAGHVPLKAALQCLGEQGINTLFAECGAGLAQALLSETLIDEFFLYRGGENVGSQGVQGFLQPVNDIMQKAGLALDRQESLGNDRMEVYIRSQSLSELYGNLSE